One segment of Chthoniobacterales bacterium DNA contains the following:
- a CDS encoding phage baseplate assembly protein V, whose amino-acid sequence MSEKYYGKYRGKVTNIKDPLMIGRIQAKVPDVMGDQDSGWAMPCAPFGGSGLGFFALPAVDAGVWIEFEQGDPDYPIWSGCWFGSVKEIPKVLLAPPYKKMMIKTEGGHSILLDDTPGTGGITLKTSGGQKIKLSATGLEIDNGTGGTIKLKGPQVSINQGALEVI is encoded by the coding sequence ATGAGCGAAAAATACTACGGCAAGTACCGCGGCAAGGTCACCAACATCAAGGACCCGCTCATGATCGGCCGCATTCAGGCCAAGGTGCCCGATGTGATGGGCGATCAGGACAGTGGCTGGGCGATGCCCTGCGCGCCGTTTGGAGGGAGCGGGTTGGGATTCTTTGCCCTGCCCGCGGTGGACGCCGGGGTGTGGATCGAGTTCGAGCAGGGCGATCCGGATTATCCGATCTGGTCGGGTTGCTGGTTCGGTTCGGTGAAGGAAATCCCCAAGGTCCTGCTCGCGCCGCCCTACAAAAAAATGATGATCAAAACGGAAGGCGGCCACAGCATCCTGCTCGACGACACGCCGGGCACGGGCGGGATCACGTTAAAAACCTCCGGCGGCCAGAAGATCAAGTTGAGCGCGACTGGACTTGAGATCGACAACGGCACGGGTGGCACGATCAAGCTCAAAGGCCCGCAGGTCTCGATCAACCAGGGCGCCCTGGAGGTTATCTGA
- a CDS encoding GPW/gp25 family protein: MMQLDYPFHFDGRGRTAETDSDEHIRDMIEQVLFTAPGERVNRPTFGSGVLQLVFAPNSDALASTTQQLVEGALQEWLGDLIEVRGVEVENEDAVLRVTVRYVIRRSQSAQVAEFTTGGRGG; encoded by the coding sequence ATGATGCAGCTGGATTATCCATTTCACTTCGACGGACGCGGCCGCACGGCCGAGACCGACAGCGACGAACACATCCGCGATATGATCGAGCAGGTCCTTTTCACGGCGCCGGGGGAGCGAGTGAATCGTCCGACTTTCGGCAGTGGGGTGCTGCAATTGGTCTTTGCCCCCAACAGCGACGCGCTCGCCTCGACGACTCAACAATTGGTGGAAGGCGCGCTGCAAGAATGGCTCGGCGATTTGATTGAGGTCCGGGGCGTCGAAGTCGAAAACGAAGACGCGGTTTTACGGGTGACGGTGCGTTACGTCATCCGGCGATCGCAAAGCGCGCAGGTCGCGGAATTCACTACCGGAGGAAGGGGCGGATGA
- a CDS encoding putative baseplate assembly protein: MNYFCCDKSRRNLIEKSSSNGIDFLEVLDSEATSNAARQRTLYVHFINNWTSSPSLQVNNVRIEGGERIRGIKVTKVTAGSDSKTWEIEVDKYGDFSTYTLRIVQDATHDNPPPGIDPFFAAVEFSFKVECPSDFDCKPKRICPPALAPEPELDYLAKDYASFRQLMLDRMRVLLPQWRERNAADLGIALVELLAYAGDHLSYEQDAVATEAYLGTARRRVSVRRHARLVDYFVHDGSNARTWAHVQVSVSQLSLPRGTQLLSRIAQQPPRIAPNSTAAAEAFRQRPVVFETKHDALLFQAHNDLYFYTWGDDRCCLPRSATRATLADGSTPSTQLRLAPGDVLVFEERIGPNTGLPADADPAHRHAVRLTQVSQSVDPLNGQPVVAIEWAADDALPFALCLSSVSDKQHLAQPLQDVSIAHGNIILADHGLTVPNEPLGVVPRPEIFLPPVAADDRCSERDRIAVPPRFRPRLQEHPLTHAAPFVFPPLSATAALRQPARELLPSITLNSDSWRPQYDLLGSDADAHEFVVETENDGTAFLRFGDDEHGIRPKPGTIFAAHYRVGNGTAGNVGADSLVHIVSSDSGIISMRNPMPARGGVEPETIEDIRQRAPSAFRTQERAVTEADYAEVTERDARVQQAAATFRWTGSWHTVFLTIDRFGGLGIDAPFKKAIEAHVDRFRMAGHDLELNAPHFVSLEIEMHVCVKPGYFRSEVKAALLDLFSNRVLPDGRRGLFHPDNFSFGQTVYLSPLYAAAQAVPGVASVQITTFRRQGSRDTSPLDNGFLKLGRLEIARLDNDRNFAERGLFNVTLGGGK; this comes from the coding sequence ATGAATTATTTCTGTTGCGATAAATCCCGGCGAAATCTGATCGAGAAAAGCAGCTCGAACGGGATCGACTTTCTCGAGGTGCTCGATTCCGAAGCGACCAGCAACGCGGCCCGGCAACGCACACTCTACGTCCATTTCATCAACAACTGGACGAGCTCGCCCTCTTTGCAGGTGAACAACGTCCGGATCGAAGGTGGCGAACGCATTCGCGGGATCAAGGTCACGAAGGTGACCGCCGGTAGCGATTCGAAGACCTGGGAGATCGAAGTGGATAAGTACGGGGATTTCTCCACCTACACGCTGCGAATCGTTCAGGACGCCACCCATGACAATCCGCCCCCGGGAATCGATCCGTTTTTTGCCGCGGTGGAATTTTCGTTCAAGGTCGAATGCCCGAGCGATTTTGATTGCAAGCCGAAACGCATTTGCCCGCCGGCGCTCGCACCGGAGCCGGAGCTCGATTATCTCGCGAAAGATTACGCCAGTTTTCGGCAGTTGATGCTCGATCGGATGCGAGTGCTGCTGCCGCAATGGCGTGAGCGCAACGCGGCCGATCTCGGCATCGCGCTGGTGGAACTCCTGGCCTACGCCGGCGATCATTTGAGTTACGAACAGGACGCGGTCGCGACCGAAGCGTATTTGGGGACGGCACGCCGGCGGGTCTCGGTTCGCCGTCATGCGCGGCTCGTAGACTATTTCGTTCACGATGGCAGTAACGCCCGGACTTGGGCGCACGTGCAGGTGAGCGTGTCGCAGCTATCCCTGCCTCGGGGCACCCAATTGCTCAGCCGTATCGCGCAACAACCGCCGCGAATCGCGCCGAATTCAACCGCTGCCGCGGAGGCGTTCCGACAGCGCCCGGTCGTCTTCGAAACGAAACACGACGCGCTTCTCTTCCAAGCCCACAACGATTTGTATTTTTATACGTGGGGAGACGACCGCTGCTGCCTGCCGCGTAGCGCCACCCGCGCCACCCTGGCCGACGGCTCAACGCCGTCGACTCAGCTCCGCCTTGCTCCGGGAGACGTGCTCGTTTTCGAGGAGCGCATCGGTCCGAACACGGGGTTGCCGGCCGATGCCGATCCGGCACACCGCCACGCGGTCCGCCTCACGCAGGTTTCGCAATCGGTCGACCCGTTAAACGGCCAGCCGGTCGTCGCCATCGAATGGGCGGCCGACGATGCCCTGCCGTTTGCGCTTTGCCTTTCGAGCGTGAGCGACAAGCAGCACCTCGCGCAACCGCTCCAGGACGTGAGTATCGCGCATGGCAACATAATCCTGGCCGACCACGGTTTGACGGTGCCTAACGAACCGCTCGGGGTGGTGCCTCGGCCGGAAATCTTCCTTCCGCCGGTCGCGGCGGATGATCGCTGCAGCGAGCGCGATCGCATCGCGGTGCCGCCGCGTTTCCGTCCCCGCCTGCAAGAACATCCGCTTACCCATGCGGCTCCGTTTGTTTTTCCGCCGCTCTCCGCGACAGCTGCGTTACGCCAGCCAGCCCGGGAACTCCTTCCATCGATTACGCTCAACAGCGATAGCTGGCGTCCCCAGTACGATCTGCTCGGAAGCGATGCCGACGCTCATGAGTTCGTAGTCGAAACCGAGAATGATGGCACAGCCTTCCTGCGCTTTGGCGACGATGAACACGGCATCCGGCCAAAACCGGGGACGATTTTCGCGGCGCATTATCGCGTCGGCAACGGCACGGCGGGAAATGTGGGGGCCGATTCGCTGGTCCACATCGTCTCCAGCGATTCCGGGATCATTTCAATGCGCAACCCAATGCCGGCGCGAGGTGGCGTCGAGCCGGAGACCATCGAGGATATCCGGCAACGCGCGCCGAGCGCTTTTCGGACTCAGGAGCGTGCGGTCACCGAGGCGGATTACGCGGAAGTCACAGAGCGCGACGCGCGGGTCCAGCAAGCGGCGGCGACCTTCCGCTGGACCGGAAGCTGGCATACGGTTTTTCTGACGATCGATCGCTTTGGGGGTCTCGGCATTGACGCGCCTTTCAAGAAGGCGATTGAGGCGCACGTCGACCGATTCCGCATGGCGGGCCACGATCTCGAACTCAACGCGCCGCATTTCGTTTCGCTGGAAATCGAGATGCACGTTTGCGTGAAACCGGGTTATTTCCGGAGCGAGGTCAAAGCCGCGCTCCTCGATTTATTTAGCAACCGGGTGCTGCCCGACGGGCGCCGCGGATTGTTTCATCCCGATAATTTTAGCTTCGGCCAGACGGTGTATCTCAGTCCGCTCTACGCTGCCGCGCAGGCCGTGCCCGGGGTGGCGTCGGTCCAGATCACGACGTTCAGGCGCCAGGGCTCCCGCGATACCTCGCCGCTGGACAACGGCTTCCTGAAGTTGGGCCGGCTGGAAATCGCGCGGCTCGACAATGATCGCAATTTTGCCGAGCGCGGTCTCTTTAACGTCACGCTGGGAGGCGGCAAGTGA
- a CDS encoding putative baseplate assembly protein: MNGGALTDCGCCEGLTAETPALVENRAGLSAIAYRCGTHAQFKQSMLAALSSSSRPALRALGTREDDDFSIALLDAWAAVSDVLTFYQERIANESYLRTATERLSLLQLARLIGYELRPGVAASVYLAFTLEDSEGSPRTTTIDVGTQVQSIPGPGEELQTFETSEKFEARTDFNSIRVPQTELVVPHAGSTHVYLKGTETNLKLGDRLLFVGAEREADPASTQWDIHSVTTIVPDYDANRTRVEWAKGLKAISAPQVFALRQRASLFGYNAPHRATLSTEILAHYLITVSSGAAVGDWPFTIGQTIDLDTTYSAIMPESWLVLSQSATQKLYRANTVTEASAARFAIAGKTTRIDLDTSQDLMLFEAAYRDTTVFAQSELLEIAEEPRAESVHGSEIVFDRIVEGLLPKQGLAISGKRARIQVPENATGLVFLPANGSAAVTLNPGDSLQVLSAPSLVPASGWHLSVLSPGNLRVALQSFLLQQIKWPVADRDGRTGSVTAGSNQLLLVPATKDDPTISEIAFIANGAAAITSDRDRTTVQLRDPLQGSYDRATFAINANVVLATHGETKEEVLGNGDASQPYQRFTLQESPLTFVHGSSPSGAASTLEVRVNDVLWHETSTLFGRGPRDRVFITRADDNGKTSVQFGDGVTGARLPSGQENVQATYRQGIGLAGLVKAGQLSLLTSPPLGVQEVTNPTEAAGADDRESRDDARENAPRTVLTLDRIVSLRDYEDFVRGYAGIAKALATWTWDGHTRGIFLTVAGPNGAEIKIEGDFGLSLFRAIRNAGDPFVPVQLKSYKKGSALFHLAARVKVDPDYETPVVLAAVESALRGRFSFDAREFGQPVASSEIIAVMQSVPGVIAVDLNKLYRVGHSPTDRLWAALPQPGASGTLDPAEVLVLDAAPLDQLEAVT, translated from the coding sequence GTGAACGGCGGCGCGCTGACCGATTGCGGGTGTTGCGAAGGGCTCACGGCCGAGACGCCGGCGCTGGTGGAAAACCGAGCAGGCTTGAGCGCTATCGCCTATCGGTGCGGCACGCATGCGCAATTCAAGCAAAGCATGCTGGCCGCGCTTTCCAGCTCGAGCCGGCCGGCCTTGCGCGCACTCGGCACGCGCGAGGATGACGATTTTTCCATCGCGCTGCTCGATGCGTGGGCGGCGGTTTCCGACGTTCTCACCTTTTATCAGGAGCGGATCGCTAACGAGTCCTATTTGCGCACGGCAACCGAGCGCCTGTCGCTTCTCCAACTCGCGCGCCTGATTGGTTACGAGTTGCGGCCCGGCGTTGCCGCCAGTGTTTACCTCGCCTTTACCCTCGAAGATTCCGAAGGCTCGCCCCGCACGACGACGATCGACGTGGGGACACAAGTCCAAAGCATTCCCGGCCCGGGCGAAGAACTGCAGACTTTTGAGACCAGTGAAAAGTTCGAGGCGCGGACCGACTTCAACAGCATCAGGGTGCCGCAAACCGAACTGGTCGTACCGCACGCCGGAAGCACGCATGTCTATTTGAAGGGCACGGAAACGAACCTGAAACTCGGCGATCGGCTGTTGTTTGTCGGAGCGGAACGGGAAGCGGATCCCGCCAGCACCCAATGGGATATTCACTCAGTGACGACCATTGTTCCAGATTACGATGCCAACCGGACGCGCGTCGAATGGGCAAAAGGCCTCAAGGCGATTTCAGCGCCGCAGGTATTTGCGCTGCGCCAGCGGGCATCGCTCTTCGGATATAACGCGCCGCATCGAGCCACGCTCTCGACTGAGATACTGGCTCACTACCTCATTACCGTTAGCTCCGGTGCCGCGGTTGGTGACTGGCCATTTACAATCGGCCAAACAATCGATCTCGATACGACGTATTCCGCTATTATGCCGGAAAGCTGGCTGGTGCTTTCGCAGTCGGCAACCCAGAAACTGTACCGCGCGAATACGGTGACAGAAGCTTCCGCGGCAAGGTTTGCCATCGCCGGCAAGACCACCCGGATTGATCTCGATACGAGCCAGGATCTAATGCTATTTGAAGCCGCGTACCGCGACACGACTGTCTTCGCGCAAAGCGAGTTGCTGGAAATCGCCGAGGAGCCGCGGGCGGAGTCGGTTCATGGCAGCGAAATCGTGTTTGACCGGATCGTGGAAGGTCTTCTCCCGAAGCAGGGCCTTGCCATTAGCGGCAAACGCGCCCGTATCCAAGTGCCGGAGAACGCGACGGGATTGGTTTTTCTCCCGGCCAATGGTTCAGCGGCGGTCACGTTGAACCCTGGGGATTCGCTTCAGGTTCTCAGCGCGCCGTCGCTCGTGCCCGCGAGCGGCTGGCATCTCTCGGTGCTATCTCCCGGCAATCTGCGGGTCGCTTTGCAGTCCTTTCTTCTGCAACAAATCAAGTGGCCCGTGGCAGATCGCGATGGGCGGACCGGTTCGGTTACGGCGGGATCGAATCAACTCCTGCTGGTGCCGGCGACAAAAGACGATCCGACGATCTCCGAAATCGCCTTCATTGCCAACGGTGCGGCAGCCATCACGTCAGATCGTGATCGCACGACGGTTCAACTGCGCGATCCGCTCCAAGGCAGTTACGATCGCGCGACCTTCGCAATCAACGCGAACGTCGTGCTCGCCACTCACGGCGAAACAAAAGAGGAAGTTCTTGGCAACGGCGATGCCAGCCAGCCCTATCAGCGTTTCACGTTGCAAGAATCGCCGCTCACCTTTGTGCACGGCTCGTCGCCGAGCGGAGCGGCATCCACTCTGGAAGTTCGCGTGAACGATGTCCTCTGGCACGAAACTTCGACGCTGTTCGGACGCGGCCCGCGCGATCGCGTTTTCATCACCCGGGCAGATGACAATGGCAAGACGAGTGTGCAATTTGGCGACGGCGTAACCGGTGCGCGATTGCCGAGCGGCCAGGAAAATGTGCAGGCCACCTACCGTCAGGGCATCGGCCTGGCCGGGCTCGTAAAAGCGGGACAACTAAGTCTCCTGACTTCGCCGCCGCTCGGCGTGCAGGAAGTCACGAATCCCACCGAGGCCGCCGGCGCAGATGACCGTGAGTCCCGCGACGACGCCCGCGAGAACGCGCCGCGAACCGTGCTTACGCTCGATCGCATCGTCTCCTTGCGCGATTACGAAGATTTCGTGCGCGGTTACGCCGGCATCGCCAAGGCGCTGGCCACCTGGACGTGGGACGGACATACCCGCGGCATTTTCCTGACCGTCGCCGGGCCCAACGGCGCGGAGATAAAAATTGAAGGCGACTTCGGGCTGAGTCTTTTTCGCGCGATCCGAAATGCCGGGGATCCGTTCGTGCCGGTGCAGTTGAAGTCCTACAAAAAAGGCTCCGCTCTGTTTCATCTGGCCGCCAGAGTCAAAGTCGATCCGGATTACGAAACGCCCGTTGTGCTGGCCGCGGTGGAATCCGCGTTGCGCGGACGATTTTCCTTCGACGCGCGCGAGTTCGGCCAGCCCGTCGCATCCAGTGAAATCATCGCAGTCATGCAATCAGTGCCCGGCGTGATAGCGGTCGATCTCAACAAGCTTTATCGCGTCGGGCATTCTCCGACCGATCGGCTTTGGGCGGCGCTGCCCCAGCCCGGCGCCAGCGGCACGCTGGACCCGGCGGAAGTGCTCGTGCTCGATGCGGCGCCGCTGGATCAACTGGAGGCGGTGACATGA
- a CDS encoding DUF6519 domain-containing protein, producing MSIDISRQRFNPLKDFSGVLMQQGRVQLDSDWNDFVEILGRRSQAGTTDIIGRCVVPRETPDGFKISVSGTDLLIGPGRIYVDGLLAENHGEGPFVFDPVLGELRGSNPVLYSKQPYLPPPPPPPALPTTGTHLVYVDVWKREVTFLEDPDLVEKAVGVDTTARLQTVWQVKVLPNVGNAATCGGAIQAWNDLIAPSAGRLSTDAKGVPSQTDPCLIPPTGGFLGLENQLYRVEIHDGGPVGTATFKWSRENASVTTNINGIVPATNQVQLQVDSVGRDSVLGFTMGDWIEITDDARELAGLPGIMRKVASIAPDAKMITFNGTFGTNESPDLNKNARITRWDHSQKVFDANNQAFFDLDASTSRGVIPVPAATTTLRLENGVEVTFSVDPAGGKFHTGDYWVFAARTADASVEKLDKAASRGIHHHFGRLAIVTLPGPVSDCRVLWPPEECCDCSVCVSADSHNSGRFTIQQAIDKIKDVGGTICLGPGLYQITSANPVRIDGARAIRLKGQSWLTILLSMDGPGMVISNSLRVTVEDLSVVSVVRSEVASFAVSLVNSSAVTLQRCAIVLWGGSFAVPSDTGGAAIGLSGFVIETRICDNVIYGGDGVELRTGGNRLDGIGGLRQRVEPGTLVDFRLNLIALLRIDNNCIFASGNGVNFDASFVHLAENRIAGNFITGCKSAGIEMRGMVPGRGLLGSRLDIHGNDVSTAGRGIVIGTNQTRITGNDISSSTIPDQPRIVTFLNAGILLAPGGVDNRIEQCEILENRINRMGGLGISLATRIGSAMIKQNIIDGAGLGGIVMDLEGRASAEVLTIENNQISNVAVGFNGGFNGEGASVGFNQETASIAGIRVSLAQQATIAGNTIVRVGLDATVAAEIAGLRITDSISLRIAGNTIFDIAPPGQFANLAGGILVSGLSGRIDVSDNQIKRNRSGQGQSIGRWVALLIDEEPPGLGSFALETARRNLMLVSGILIPIPLARRSIGVHDNLFEAYGEGAAAVEVVSSTAACLFNDNRCILETNTSQRVARIEGNAIILNANYFQGPLTPNPNYRAVTINSHNGPFTIVGNMFGGQLLVNTLPAVPPPWTDLNIYTQ from the coding sequence ATGAGCATCGACATTAGCCGGCAGCGGTTCAACCCCCTCAAAGATTTCAGCGGCGTTCTCATGCAGCAAGGCCGCGTCCAACTCGATTCGGACTGGAATGATTTTGTCGAGATCCTCGGCCGGCGCTCGCAAGCCGGGACGACCGATATCATCGGACGCTGCGTGGTGCCAAGAGAAACCCCCGACGGTTTCAAGATCAGCGTTTCCGGCACTGACTTATTGATTGGGCCGGGACGAATCTACGTGGACGGTCTGCTGGCAGAAAACCACGGCGAAGGTCCCTTCGTGTTCGACCCGGTGCTGGGGGAATTACGCGGAAGCAACCCGGTTCTTTACTCCAAACAACCGTATCTGCCTCCTCCGCCTCCTCCGCCCGCGCTCCCGACAACAGGAACGCATCTTGTCTACGTCGATGTTTGGAAACGCGAAGTAACCTTCCTCGAAGATCCCGATCTGGTGGAGAAAGCGGTCGGCGTCGATACCACCGCGCGCCTCCAGACGGTGTGGCAGGTCAAAGTTCTGCCGAACGTGGGAAACGCCGCGACCTGCGGTGGAGCGATCCAAGCCTGGAACGACTTGATCGCGCCATCCGCGGGCCGTTTGAGCACCGATGCCAAAGGAGTCCCGTCGCAGACCGATCCCTGTTTGATTCCACCGACGGGTGGTTTTCTGGGCCTGGAGAATCAACTTTATCGGGTCGAAATTCACGATGGCGGCCCGGTCGGGACCGCCACCTTCAAGTGGTCGCGTGAGAACGCATCCGTGACGACGAACATTAACGGGATCGTCCCGGCCACAAATCAAGTGCAGTTACAAGTCGATAGCGTCGGTCGCGATTCCGTCCTGGGCTTTACGATGGGCGATTGGATTGAGATCACCGATGACGCGCGCGAACTGGCGGGCCTGCCAGGGATTATGCGCAAAGTGGCGTCGATCGCGCCGGATGCAAAAATGATCACCTTCAACGGGACCTTCGGGACAAACGAATCGCCGGATTTGAACAAAAACGCTCGCATCACCCGCTGGGACCATTCCCAAAAGGTGTTCGATGCAAACAACCAGGCCTTTTTTGATCTCGATGCATCAACGAGTCGGGGCGTGATCCCTGTTCCTGCCGCGACCACAACCTTGCGGCTCGAGAATGGAGTCGAGGTCACTTTCTCGGTCGACCCGGCGGGCGGCAAATTTCACACCGGTGATTATTGGGTGTTCGCGGCCCGGACCGCGGACGCCTCGGTCGAGAAGCTCGATAAGGCCGCGTCGCGCGGAATTCATCATCACTTCGGCCGCCTGGCCATCGTGACGCTTCCTGGCCCGGTGAGCGACTGCCGCGTCCTGTGGCCGCCGGAGGAATGCTGCGATTGCAGTGTTTGCGTCTCGGCCGATTCGCACAATAGCGGCAGGTTCACGATTCAGCAGGCCATCGACAAAATCAAAGACGTGGGCGGCACGATCTGTCTCGGTCCGGGTCTCTACCAAATCACGAGCGCCAATCCGGTCCGGATCGACGGCGCGAGAGCGATTCGCCTCAAAGGCCAAAGCTGGTTGACGATCTTGTTGAGCATGGATGGGCCGGGCATGGTCATTTCGAACTCCCTCCGCGTGACGGTGGAGGATTTGAGCGTCGTGTCCGTGGTCCGGAGCGAGGTTGCCAGCTTCGCCGTCAGCCTTGTGAATTCCAGTGCCGTCACGCTCCAGCGTTGCGCAATCGTGCTATGGGGCGGGTCTTTCGCCGTTCCATCAGATACGGGCGGCGCGGCCATCGGACTGAGCGGGTTTGTGATCGAGACCCGGATTTGCGACAATGTGATTTACGGCGGGGACGGTGTCGAGCTGCGGACCGGCGGCAATCGCCTGGACGGGATCGGGGGCTTGCGGCAGCGGGTCGAGCCAGGGACGCTGGTGGACTTTCGGCTTAATCTCATAGCGCTTCTGCGCATCGATAATAATTGCATTTTCGCCTCCGGCAACGGCGTCAATTTCGATGCCAGCTTTGTCCATCTAGCCGAGAACCGGATCGCCGGAAACTTCATCACGGGCTGCAAGAGCGCCGGCATTGAGATGCGCGGGATGGTTCCCGGGAGAGGACTTCTCGGGTCGCGTCTCGATATTCACGGCAACGACGTTTCCACGGCCGGGCGCGGCATTGTCATCGGCACGAACCAGACGCGCATTACCGGTAACGATATCAGCTCGAGCACGATCCCAGACCAGCCGCGGATCGTCACATTCTTGAATGCCGGGATCCTCCTGGCCCCCGGTGGCGTCGATAACAGAATCGAGCAGTGCGAAATCCTGGAAAATCGCATTAACCGGATGGGCGGTCTTGGCATCAGCCTGGCGACACGCATCGGCTCGGCTATGATCAAGCAAAACATCATCGACGGCGCCGGCCTGGGCGGAATCGTGATGGATTTGGAAGGCCGGGCATCGGCGGAGGTGCTGACCATTGAGAACAATCAAATCTCAAATGTCGCAGTCGGTTTCAACGGCGGCTTCAACGGCGAGGGCGCGTCAGTAGGTTTCAACCAAGAGACTGCGTCGATCGCGGGTATCCGCGTTTCTCTCGCACAGCAGGCGACTATCGCTGGAAACACGATTGTTCGCGTAGGCCTCGATGCCACAGTCGCGGCGGAAATTGCCGGCCTCAGGATTACGGATTCGATTTCGCTGCGAATCGCGGGCAACACCATCTTCGACATCGCGCCGCCGGGCCAGTTTGCCAATCTCGCCGGGGGCATTTTGGTGAGCGGCTTGAGCGGCCGGATAGATGTGAGCGACAATCAAATAAAACGAAATCGCAGCGGGCAAGGGCAATCAATCGGCAGATGGGTTGCCCTGCTCATAGACGAAGAGCCCCCCGGCCTGGGCTCCTTCGCCCTCGAAACTGCGAGGCGAAACTTAATGCTCGTATCTGGCATCCTCATTCCAATCCCCCTGGCCCGCCGGAGCATTGGAGTCCATGACAATTTGTTTGAAGCGTACGGTGAAGGGGCCGCAGCCGTGGAAGTCGTCTCAAGCACAGCCGCGTGCCTGTTTAATGACAACCGCTGCATCTTGGAGACCAACACTTCGCAGCGGGTTGCACGGATCGAAGGAAACGCGATCATTTTGAACGCGAATTATTTCCAGGGCCCGTTGACACCAAACCCCAATTATAGGGCGGTCACGATCAACAGTCACAATGGCCCTTTCACGATCGTGGGAAATATGTTTGGCGGCCAATTGTTGGTCAACACTCTACCGGCCGTGCCGCCCCCGTGGACCGACTTGAACATCTACACTCAGTGA
- a CDS encoding 4a-hydroxytetrahydrobiopterin dehydratase, whose product MADLLKADEAKARLKKIPEWELEKKHIERTFEFDDFTESIDFVNGVAEVAEDEEHHPDIDIRYNKVRLVLSTHSKGGLTELDFALAERIDTLSE is encoded by the coding sequence ATGGCAGACCTGCTGAAAGCAGACGAGGCGAAAGCCCGGCTGAAAAAGATCCCCGAGTGGGAGCTCGAGAAGAAGCATATCGAGCGTACTTTCGAGTTCGACGACTTTACCGAATCGATCGATTTTGTGAATGGAGTAGCGGAAGTCGCCGAGGATGAGGAGCACCATCCCGACATCGATATCCGTTACAATAAAGTGCGGCTGGTTCTCAGCACGCACAGCAAAGGCGGGTTGACCGAGCTCGATTTTGCCCTCGCGGAGCGAATCGATACGCTCTCCGAGTAG
- a CDS encoding DUF5069 domain-containing protein: MKEFPVRSPTATLGGLVYFGRMIDKIRVHARGELPPDYQPNLGKGFDAKCCAFLHIDYAELAERTKQGASDDDLLEWAFTAGRRPNDPEIEMWNEFMRKFGWRDKASEILERRKREGGMTDRADIETMFQFIDADEGRSQ, from the coding sequence ATGAAAGAATTCCCCGTCCGCAGTCCCACCGCCACGCTGGGCGGCCTCGTCTACTTTGGCCGAATGATCGACAAGATCCGGGTTCACGCCCGCGGCGAATTGCCGCCCGACTATCAGCCGAATCTCGGCAAAGGGTTTGATGCAAAATGCTGCGCATTTTTGCACATCGATTATGCCGAGCTGGCGGAACGAACCAAACAGGGCGCAAGTGACGATGATTTGCTCGAGTGGGCCTTCACGGCGGGACGGAGACCCAACGATCCCGAAATCGAGATGTGGAACGAATTCATGCGCAAGTTTGGCTGGCGCGATAAAGCGAGCGAAATCCTCGAGCGCCGCAAACGCGAAGGCGGCATGACGGATCGCGCCGATATCGAGACGATGTTTCAGTTCATCGACGCCGACGAGGGGCGAAGCCAGTGA